The sequence CAGAATAACTGCGTTTCTAAAACACGTTTTGCGATCGCTAACACAACAATCAAGGCGATAACCATTAGCCAAACAAAATCGATACTTTTCAACGGTGCATAGCTATACCAGGTCCGTGACTTGTGTCGACCAAAACCTCGTAGCGTCATTGCATTTGAAATCTCGTCTGCACGGTCCAAGCTAGAAAAAATCAGTGGGCCTAGAACCTTAGCCACGTTTTTGATGCGAGTGAGTAAAGGCGCTTTCTTCGATAGTTCGACGCCACGAGCCTGTTGCGCGTGCATGATATTGATGAAGTCTTTTTTAACTTCAGGTAAATAACGTAGCGTTAAGCTGACCGCATAGGCGATTTTGTATGGAACACCAATACGGTTGAGGCTTGCTGCAAACTCGGTCGGATGCGTGGTAAAGACGAATATTAACGCTATCGGGAACATGCTCATGTATTTGAGCGTGACAGTGACTAAGTAAAACAGGGTCTCTTGGCTTAACGAGTAGCTTCCTGGCAGTGTCAGCAATAGAGTCTCGCTACCGATGAGCTCTGTACCTTGCTGTGGGGCAAGCAGGTACATGAACAAAGCATTTAGGCTCAGTACACTCACCGTTCCCAATAACAAAGGCTTATAAACGCGCACAGGCACATTGGTAAGCTTTAGCAGGAATAAACCAGTCACAATAAGCAACGCAATCAATCTCAGGTCGAACGTAGTCAAAACCACAGTCACCCAAGCGAGAAAAAGTACAAATTTAGTGATGCCGTTCAGTGCGTGTAGTGGTGATTTAGTATCAATGTAGTTGATGCCAAATTTCACTTTTGATGCATTCATAGCGAGCTTCTCTCGTTGTCGATGAAGTACTGCATAAATGCGTTGGTGTCGTCGATTTTCATCATAGTCGCAAGTTCATAAATGCTGGTGGTACAAAGGTTCGCACGTTCTAAAAGCGATGGCTGACTAAACACTTCCGTCATCGCTGCATTGGCAATCAACTTACTGTCTGCGATTACGATCGAACGTGTGGTGTATTCTAGAACCAAGTGCATGTCGTGTGAGATGATCACAACAGTAATACCTAAATCTCGGTTAAGCTTTTGGATGAATGCCAGCATGGATGTGTAGTTACGGTAGTCTTGGCCTGCTGTAGGCTCATCTAAGATGAGGAGTTCAGGCTCCAACACTAAGATAGAAGCTATCGTTACGCGTTTTTTCTGACCGTAGCTCAGAGCTTCAATGGGCCAGTGGCGGAACTTGCTTAACCCACATAGTTCAAGAACGTGCTCTACTTTTTCTGTAATCAGCTGCTCTGCAATACCGCGGTTACGAAGACCAAAAGCAATCTCATCAAAAATCATATGATGTGAGATCATATGATTCGGATTCTGCATCACTACACCGACTTTCTGGCTTCTTTCAAAGATGGAAAGTTCAGATAAGTCTTGACCATTTAGATAGGAAGAGCCTGAATCAGCATCGATCACACCCATGATGAGTTTGGTGATAGTGGATTTACCCGAACCGTTCTTGCCCAGAATCGAGACAAACTCACCCTTACCAATTTTGAAACTCACATCTTCGAGTGCATTCTTTTCGCCATCGTAAGAATAAGTTAAGCCATGAACTTCGAGTAAAGGTTGATACTGCTTTTCTGCAGCTGGGGCAGGGCGATCAGCAAACCAAGCTTGAACTGCTGGGCGGAACCTTTTGTAATCCAAAGCTTTGAGGTTTGACAGTTTATCTTCGCTTCGGAGCGGGGCTTGCGCTGCTTTAAGTGCGGATAAGTAAAGAGGCTCACGAATACCGTGAGTTTCTAGTAACTTGGACGCTAAGATGTAATCCGGAGTCATATCCGCGACGATTTCACCGCGCTCCATTAAGATCACACGATCGATATCGCGATGTAGAACATCCTCAAGACGATGCTCGATAATCACGATAGTCTTGTTGGTTTCTTTATGGAGTTGGTCGATGATCTCAATCGTTGCTTTGCCCGTTTTCGGGTCAAGGCTTGCTAAAGGCTCATCAAACAGCAAAATATCGACGTCGTCGACCAAGATTCCTGCCAACGATACTCGTTGCTTTTGACCACCTGAAAGGTCATGAGGAGAGCGCTCAAGCATATCCGCTAGGTCGACCATTTTTGCAGTCGATTTAACTAACGGGTACATATCAATGTTCGACATTAACTGGTTTTCTAATGCGAACGCGATATCTTCACCGATACTTAACCCCACAAATTGGCTGTCAGTATCTTGTAATACTGTGCCTACTTGCTCGGTATAGTCGTGCATTGAAAATTCAGAGATATTCTTACCGTTGATCTCTAAAGACCCAGATACCTCACCTTTGATTGCATGAGGTATCAGACCATTGAGACACTGACCTAGGGTAGATTTACCACTACCACTTGGCCCAATAATGACGATTTTCTCTCCTTTCTCTATCCTTAGATTGATATTTTTTAGCGTCGGTTTATCCAGCGACTCATATCTAAAAGAGAAGTTCGAAAATGCTATAGTCATTAGCGTTTATGCCTCGGTCAGGTTGCGACTTTGCTTGTTACGTTTAGCAACTGATTTTAGGATCAGGAAGCCAACAACTGCGATCAGAATCGTGTTGCCCGCAGCGATGATAGACAGTTGAGTGAAGACTTTAGTAAACGGTTCTGCGTATAGGATGGTGTCTAGGAACGCAGAGCTACCGTAACCCACAACGTTACCCACAAGGGCAAGTACCACAAACAGTGCAAAATCTTTCATTGGCAGATCGCCTTGTTGGAGGCGGTTCTTAGTTATCATTGGGAATAAGCCGATAACCATGCCGACAATACCTGAGCCTAATACCCAAGTTAACCATACCCCCCAACCTGCAAACAGATCCGTTACCCAGTGACCGATAAAGCCAACCAAGAAGCCAACGATAGGGCCAAACAAAACAGAAAACAGTGCGAGAACTGCCATTGCTGGTTTCAATGTCGTGTTAGCAAACACTGGGACACCAAACATAGGTAAACCACCAATGCCGTACAGTGCCGCGCCAATAGCAATAACGACGACTGTTTTAGCTGAAAAGTTCATAGATAACCTCGAATACTGAAAATAAAGCATAATATTCGCCATTATTAATATGCGTCTCAATGAGAACGTTTTTTGGGCAAATATAAAAAATAAGGCGCGCATTATACAGTAGAACCCTTCCATAAGGGAAGATAAGTGTCTAGATGTCTAAAATTCCACCTTAGTAGGCTGGTGCGGCGTAAAAAGTGCGACTTTACGGTTAATCAAGCAACAAAAAAGCCAGAACGAGTCTGGCTTTTTCATTCGTCTTAACAATATGTTAAGAGGGTTCGTCGTATACTGACGACCATTTAGTGGTCTAGATACGGTTAGTGGTCTAGATATAGATAGTTTTGCCAGCTCTTCATGCGAATAAGTACTTTACGCATGATAGATACGTGAGTGAAGCTGTCAGAATAAACGGCTACTTCAACGGCAGTACCCATAGGCAAATGGTACTCAGACAGGTCATCAGTGATGGTCAGCTTAACAAATACACGGCCGCTGGTACGCAGTGCGTCAGTACCTAGAAGTGTGCCTCGAGCTTGGAATTGACTCTCACCAATCGCTGGGATCACTTCATCAATGCGTCCTTTAAACACTTTTCCTGGCAGTGCTCTAAATAGAAACTCAGCTTCGTAGCCAGGTTGCAGGCGTTGTAGTGAGTTTTGTCTAAAGGCTGCGGTATAAAATTGTGCTTCAGTGTGAACAAAGGTCATCACAGGCGCTAATGGTAGTGGTACAGCCATTACACCTGGACGCAGTGCTAGTTGAGTTACGTAGCCATCGGTTGGTGCTCTTACCACCGTTTGGTCAAGGTTGAATTCAGCTTTACGCAAATCAGCAAGTAAGCCTGCTACCGCGGTATTCTCACCACCAATCTCAGAGTTAAGTGCGATCTGAGCTTGTTGCTGGTTCGCTTCGGCTACTTTTACTGCGGCTTCTGCACCCTTATAAGCTTGTCTGCGAGTATCTAATTGTTGTTCAGTGAATGCACCACTCTCAAAACCACGTTTGTAACGAGAAAACTCGCGCTGAGCTTTATCTCTTTCGGCAATGGCTTTGATTTTGGCGGCTTCTGCTTCTCCAACTTGGGACTCTAGACCTAAGGCGCCTTGGCTCGCTTCTTTTACTTTGGCTTGCAGCTTAGCCACTTCAGCTTCAAAAGGAATTGGGTCTATCTTGAAAAGGATATCGCCTTTCGTGAGAGGTTTATTCGCTTCAACCGGAACCTCGATAACTTTGCCTCGAACCCCAGAAACAATCGGTGTGGTTGAGTAAACTTGATTACCGATTTGTGTGAAAGGGTGGTTGTAGTTCATCAATAGAATCAAAGTACCGATGAGGACAACACCACCCAGAACGGCAGTGGGGACAGTCCATTTGTTTAGCGGGATGTTGAATACTTTGAAAATCGTAATACAAAGTGCCGCGTAGGTCATTATCAGCAGTAAATCCATTACTTAGTCTCCTGATCTTGAACGTTGTTTGTTTCTATCTCTGTGCTGTTTTGCTCAGTGCCCGCTTGCTTTAGCTGTGCGATTTCGTTCTGAAGTGTACTCACTTGGTCGATGAGAGTGTCGACTCGGTGATGAATATCGTGTTGTTCTTCTTCAAGCTTAGCGAAACCCCAACCACGATCTTTGCGCCACAACGTAGCCCAAATCCAAAGGAATGGCCAAATAGTGTGTAAAGTGAATAGGCTAACCCAGCCTGATACATGGATAGCATCTTGATGAGGGTGATTGCGTTCTTTCGCAATTTCATAGGGAATATCGTGAATAACGATGATGCCGTAAAAGATAACTAATGCTACGAAAATCAGTAGACCGAGTGCAAAGTAGTCTAAAAACATAACAGATCCTTGTAATGTTAGATGTTAGTTATAAATATACTACGCTATCATCCAAGTAATTGTTATCAAAATGATTTACCAATCTGCAAATAATATGTTGCCGCTGATAATGAGAACAAAACCATTGATGGGTCTTATAAAATTCAATTGAACTTGAATAGTTATTTCGGATTTCTTGTTGGTATTCTTGCTGACAAGATGACAGTTCTGATGTAAACGGCGCGCATTGCCACAATAACCACATACAACAAAGGATAAATGCGGATGTATATAGGTGAATTAGCGGCCATTGGCGCTGCGATGGTGTGGGCGTGTGCAACATGGATTTACGGGCAGTTTGGGCATCGCTTCTCTGCGATGCAGTTGAATATAGTTAAGGGTGTTGTAGCCTCCGGCATGATGCTTTTAGTCATGCCGTTAATACCGATGCCTGAATTCGAACTGAGTGCTAACCATTTTTGGATCTTGGCGATCTCGGGAGTCATTGGTATCGCAGTTGGTGACAGTGCTTATTTTGCGGCATTAAAAAGAATTGGTGCCAATAAGACCTTGTTGCTGGAATCTCTGGCTCCCCCTCTTTCTGGTGTTTTGGCATTAATGTTTCTTGGCGCGGCACTCACATTGCAGAGTTGGCTCGGTGTCGTGATAACAACATTAGCGGTGACCTTTGTGGTCTTTCAGCCGTCGAAATCGGCGAACGGTGATTCTACAGATAAAGCACAATGGAGTGGTATTGGATTTGGGCTTATGGCAAGTGTTTGTCAGGCGTCGGGCGTGGTGATTTCCCACTACGCGTTAGTTGCAGGTGATGTTCCACCTCTGTTAGGCGCTTTGATTCGCCTGACGATAGGCGTGTTTGCTGTAATGCTGATTATCCCTTTCGTTGAAAAGAAGCCGTACTCATCGATAAAAAGAGATTTATGGGCAATGACCAAGCTCGATAAACTTTGGTTATTAGGGGCAATCTTTGTCGGGACGTTTCTCGCTCTATGGCTTCAGCAAGTGGCGTTGAAAAATGCTAATCCAGCGATTGCTCAAACATTAATTGCGACTAGTCCGGTTTTTATTTTGGTGATCTATGCGCTTAAAGGGGAAAAGGTGTCAAAACAAAGTCTAATCGGGACACTTGTCGCTCTGGGGGGGATCTCTCTGTTTTTCTATCAATAGCCTATTGCTATCACTAACCTAACTAGATTGAAGGTTATTTGAGAGTAGTGCTGCACTGAATGAGAGTTAGTCTGTATTTTCTCTCATCTATATAGTTACTCTCAGATCATGCTCTATCGATTGCAACTACTCAGTACAGACCTGATTTCGACCATTAGCCTTTGCTCGGTATAGGGCTTTATCTGCACGATAGAAGGTACGCTGAGTATTTTCTCCCTCGCGATGCAAAGTGATACCGATACTCACGGTTAAACCGCGCTCGCCGAGTATTTCATGCCACCCAAATTGGAAGATACGCTCTCGATAATTTTCTGAGTGCATTTCTGCTTTTGCAAGGTCAGTATTCTCAAGGATGACGAGAAACTCTTCTCCGCCAAACCTGACACATGACGCGCCTCTAAACTTGAAGTATGAACGCAGTTCTTGAGAAACGTTGACGATCGCTTTATCGCCCACTAAGTGGCTCAGTTCATCATTGATTGACTTAAAGTGGTCGATATCGATAACCATTAATGCAAAAGGCGTTTCGTGTAGCAGTAGATCTTTCAGTTTTACATCTAACCAGCGACGGTTGTGTAACCCAGTCAGTGGATCGGTGAAAACATCTTGTTGTAGCTGAGCAACTGTATTTTTATGTTGCTCTGTTGTCTCTTTAAGCTCTTTGTTCTCTTGTTCGGAGAGAATGAGTTTAAGTTGTAATTCAAATCGAGATAGACGGCGCAGTTGGCTTGCACCAAGTTCGCTGATCGGGATCTGCTTCATCAGATCCGTTTCAATTCGGTAGCCTTTCTTCTCGTAGCTCAGCGCTTCTT comes from Vibrio syngnathi and encodes:
- a CDS encoding DMT family transporter; this translates as MYIGELAAIGAAMVWACATWIYGQFGHRFSAMQLNIVKGVVASGMMLLVMPLIPMPEFELSANHFWILAISGVIGIAVGDSAYFAALKRIGANKTLLLESLAPPLSGVLALMFLGAALTLQSWLGVVITTLAVTFVVFQPSKSANGDSTDKAQWSGIGFGLMASVCQASGVVISHYALVAGDVPPLLGALIRLTIGVFAVMLIIPFVEKKPYSSIKRDLWAMTKLDKLWLLGAIFVGTFLALWLQQVALKNANPAIAQTLIATSPVFILVIYALKGEKVSKQSLIGTLVALGGISLFFYQ
- a CDS encoding ECF-type riboflavin transporter substrate-binding protein produces the protein MNFSAKTVVVIAIGAALYGIGGLPMFGVPVFANTTLKPAMAVLALFSVLFGPIVGFLVGFIGHWVTDLFAGWGVWLTWVLGSGIVGMVIGLFPMITKNRLQQGDLPMKDFALFVVLALVGNVVGYGSSAFLDTILYAEPFTKVFTQLSIIAAGNTILIAVVGFLILKSVAKRNKQSRNLTEA
- a CDS encoding ABC transporter ATP-binding protein; the protein is MTIAFSNFSFRYESLDKPTLKNINLRIEKGEKIVIIGPSGSGKSTLGQCLNGLIPHAIKGEVSGSLEINGKNISEFSMHDYTEQVGTVLQDTDSQFVGLSIGEDIAFALENQLMSNIDMYPLVKSTAKMVDLADMLERSPHDLSGGQKQRVSLAGILVDDVDILLFDEPLASLDPKTGKATIEIIDQLHKETNKTIVIIEHRLEDVLHRDIDRVILMERGEIVADMTPDYILASKLLETHGIREPLYLSALKAAQAPLRSEDKLSNLKALDYKRFRPAVQAWFADRPAPAAEKQYQPLLEVHGLTYSYDGEKNALEDVSFKIGKGEFVSILGKNGSGKSTITKLIMGVIDADSGSSYLNGQDLSELSIFERSQKVGVVMQNPNHMISHHMIFDEIAFGLRNRGIAEQLITEKVEHVLELCGLSKFRHWPIEALSYGQKKRVTIASILVLEPELLILDEPTAGQDYRNYTSMLAFIQKLNRDLGITVVIISHDMHLVLEYTTRSIVIADSKLIANAAMTEVFSQPSLLERANLCTTSIYELATMMKIDDTNAFMQYFIDNERSSL
- a CDS encoding DUF3302 domain-containing protein, whose protein sequence is MFLDYFALGLLIFVALVIFYGIIVIHDIPYEIAKERNHPHQDAIHVSGWVSLFTLHTIWPFLWIWATLWRKDRGWGFAKLEEEQHDIHHRVDTLIDQVSTLQNEIAQLKQAGTEQNSTEIETNNVQDQETK
- a CDS encoding energy-coupling factor transporter transmembrane component T family protein, whose product is MNASKVKFGINYIDTKSPLHALNGITKFVLFLAWVTVVLTTFDLRLIALLIVTGLFLLKLTNVPVRVYKPLLLGTVSVLSLNALFMYLLAPQQGTELIGSETLLLTLPGSYSLSQETLFYLVTVTLKYMSMFPIALIFVFTTHPTEFAASLNRIGVPYKIAYAVSLTLRYLPEVKKDFINIMHAQQARGVELSKKAPLLTRIKNVAKVLGPLIFSSLDRADEISNAMTLRGFGRHKSRTWYSYAPLKSIDFVWLMVIALIVVLAIAKRVLETQLFWYPF
- a CDS encoding HlyD family secretion protein; its protein translation is MDLLLIMTYAALCITIFKVFNIPLNKWTVPTAVLGGVVLIGTLILLMNYNHPFTQIGNQVYSTTPIVSGVRGKVIEVPVEANKPLTKGDILFKIDPIPFEAEVAKLQAKVKEASQGALGLESQVGEAEAAKIKAIAERDKAQREFSRYKRGFESGAFTEQQLDTRRQAYKGAEAAVKVAEANQQQAQIALNSEIGGENTAVAGLLADLRKAEFNLDQTVVRAPTDGYVTQLALRPGVMAVPLPLAPVMTFVHTEAQFYTAAFRQNSLQRLQPGYEAEFLFRALPGKVFKGRIDEVIPAIGESQFQARGTLLGTDALRTSGRVFVKLTITDDLSEYHLPMGTAVEVAVYSDSFTHVSIMRKVLIRMKSWQNYLYLDH